A window from Candidatus Hydrogenedentota bacterium encodes these proteins:
- a CDS encoding glycosyltransferase → MPPPISIIIPAFNEVAFCRRCIASIFAHTQDRPYRLILVDNGSTDGVGEYFDSVPGATVIHAEKNLGFAGGVNLGLAHAEGHVLLLNNDTLVPMGWLGRLANALESAENIGMVGPRSNCVSGDQQIDGLSFASMDEINAFADEWAARNAGRLRDVSRLVGFCLLIRREAFETVGLFDESFGIGNYEDDDYGCRVMDAGYRLCIAEEAFVFHFGSRTFHGMGMTDEEWRALMETNRRIFVSKRRKAGDNRPDASRASLSLNRRAAQAVIEGDDLAALRHLKSAIERDPRMAVNYRDLAALLRKMGMHEKASEYLELAARMEDGDTTTPGGTLSRGDCDSRIP, encoded by the coding sequence ATGCCGCCGCCGATCTCCATCATTATTCCGGCCTTCAATGAAGTGGCTTTTTGCCGGCGGTGCATCGCCTCGATTTTCGCCCACACGCAGGATAGGCCTTACCGTCTGATTCTGGTGGACAACGGCTCAACCGACGGGGTGGGCGAGTATTTCGATTCCGTGCCCGGCGCAACGGTTATTCATGCGGAGAAAAACCTTGGTTTTGCCGGCGGGGTGAATCTCGGCCTAGCGCATGCGGAAGGACATGTGTTGTTGCTCAACAACGACACGCTCGTTCCGATGGGTTGGCTGGGACGGCTGGCAAACGCCCTTGAAAGCGCCGAGAATATCGGCATGGTGGGGCCGCGAAGCAATTGCGTTTCGGGCGATCAGCAGATTGACGGGCTTTCGTTTGCCTCGATGGACGAAATCAACGCATTTGCGGACGAATGGGCCGCCCGGAACGCCGGGCGATTGCGGGACGTCTCCCGTCTGGTCGGATTTTGCCTGCTGATTCGCAGGGAGGCATTCGAGACCGTGGGCTTATTCGACGAATCCTTCGGCATCGGTAACTACGAGGACGACGATTACGGCTGCCGCGTCATGGACGCGGGGTATCGGTTGTGCATTGCCGAGGAAGCGTTTGTGTTTCATTTTGGCAGCCGGACCTTTCACGGCATGGGCATGACGGACGAGGAATGGCGCGCGCTGATGGAAACCAACCGGAGGATCTTTGTATCGAAGCGGCGTAAAGCCGGTGACAATCGCCCGGATGCGTCGCGGGCCTCCTTGAGCCTGAACCGGCGGGCCGCTCAGGCCGTAATCGAGGGAGATGATCTGGCCGCCCTGCGGCATCTCAAGTCGGCCATCGAACGCGATCCGCGCATGGCGGTCAATTACCGGGATTTGGCCGCGTTGCTGCGGAAAATGGGGATGCACGAGAAGGCTTCCGAGTACCTGGAGTTGGCGGCACGCATGGAAGACGGGGACACAACAACGCCGGGAGGAACATTGTCGCGTGGAGATTGTGATTCGCGAATACCATGA
- a CDS encoding GNAT family N-acetyltransferase, with protein sequence MEIVIREYHDEDESEWMRVHAVILSISHAWNYTIQERPKYEGHQSTRLVAVVEGRIAGLTDAQYENEPGEFCFLKDSPGGYVLEFGRLPEYAGHRLGCRLMDATVEDALRKGFHRLEYWTQDRKAQRFYQRIGLAEIGRHYRFRMKPPADIAEGLLQQAVGVEYLYGACAVENWPAIRRRFEIIERHPLEPHLCIGYELRF encoded by the coding sequence GTGGAGATTGTGATTCGCGAATACCATGATGAAGACGAAAGCGAATGGATGCGCGTTCATGCGGTTATCCTGAGCATTTCGCATGCGTGGAATTACACCATCCAGGAACGGCCGAAATACGAGGGCCATCAAAGCACCCGGCTGGTCGCCGTCGTCGAAGGGCGCATTGCCGGCCTTACGGATGCCCAATATGAAAACGAGCCGGGCGAATTCTGTTTTCTCAAGGATTCCCCCGGTGGGTACGTCCTTGAATTTGGGCGTCTTCCGGAATATGCGGGTCATCGTCTCGGCTGCCGCCTGATGGACGCCACCGTCGAGGACGCCCTACGCAAAGGATTCCACCGGCTGGAGTACTGGACGCAGGACCGCAAGGCGCAACGGTTCTATCAGCGGATCGGACTGGCGGAAATCGGCCGCCATTACCGGTTTCGCATGAAACCGCCCGCGGACATTGCGGAGGGATTGCTTCAGCAGGCGGTTGGAGTCGAGTATCTATACGGCGCCTGCGCGGTCGAGAACTGGCCGGCCATCCGCCGACGCTTCGAAATTATCGAACGCCACCCTCTGGAGCCGCACCTCTGCATAGGGTATGAATTGCGTTTTTAA
- a CDS encoding TerB family tellurite resistance protein, producing MQEKEKEAIAAICLMAAMADGGKSDVEHAQLREIFQSVGLESSAAVVQRVLLRKTTLADEAGALSSPEMRMFAFEMAVCICDADGATTPREKEFLDNLKGVLGIPSPEAAEIQSQAEDFAMAASAMPPVPVVESASLPQPLQPDKPVPEDAEIDQTILNQAILLAGLELLPKSLSTLAILPLQMRLVYTIGARYGYQLDSGHVKEFLAVLGVGMTSQIVEDMARKFLGSLARKAGGRMMGGMAGTATGATITFATTYGLGMAAKKYYASGRKLSMDDVKNLFRQSAEEAKGLYARYAGQVEQSAKSTHTMDLLAMVRGK from the coding sequence ATGCAGGAAAAGGAAAAGGAAGCGATAGCGGCCATTTGTTTGATGGCGGCGATGGCCGATGGCGGCAAGAGCGATGTCGAACACGCCCAATTGAGGGAAATTTTCCAAAGCGTGGGGCTTGAGTCTTCCGCGGCCGTGGTGCAACGCGTCTTGTTGCGGAAAACCACGCTGGCCGATGAAGCCGGGGCGTTGTCCAGCCCGGAAATGCGAATGTTCGCGTTTGAAATGGCCGTGTGCATTTGCGATGCCGACGGGGCGACAACGCCGCGGGAAAAGGAGTTTCTCGACAATCTGAAGGGGGTCTTGGGCATTCCTTCGCCGGAGGCCGCGGAAATCCAATCGCAAGCGGAGGATTTCGCCATGGCCGCCTCGGCGATGCCGCCGGTTCCCGTCGTCGAGTCCGCCTCGCTTCCTCAACCCCTTCAACCGGACAAGCCGGTTCCCGAGGATGCCGAGATCGATCAAACCATTCTCAATCAGGCGATACTGCTGGCGGGTCTCGAATTGTTGCCGAAATCCTTGTCCACCCTAGCCATTCTGCCGCTTCAAATGCGGCTCGTCTACACGATTGGCGCGCGGTATGGCTATCAACTGGACAGTGGCCACGTAAAGGAATTCCTTGCTGTGCTGGGCGTGGGGATGACGTCGCAAATAGTGGAGGACATGGCGCGCAAATTCCTTGGATCGCTGGCCCGCAAGGCGGGCGGGCGCATGATGGGGGGAATGGCGGGAACCGCGACGGGCGCGACCATAACGTTCGCGACCACCTACGGGCTTGGCATGGCCGCGAAAAAATATTACGCATCCGGCAGAAAACTGAGCATGGATGACGTGAAAAACCTGTTCCGTCAAAGCGCCGAAGAGGCCAAGGGCCTGTATGCGCGTTACGCCGGCCAGGTCGAACAAAGCGCAAAATCCACCCACACGATGGATCTCCTTGCGATGGTGCGGGGCAAATAA
- a CDS encoding beta-galactosidase trimerization domain-containing protein, giving the protein MKKATRTGILAVTILGAFFQGNVAGAEGTGGRWFERLNVGIETGPTGAQYGFDPTDKAYAAIFNGRDIVEKAAAADCEYVVIWAKDSEFAYYDSKVAPKCPGLGDRDVLRESVEAAAPLGLPIIAYCVVQGNGYPLRDHPEFKMADKDGKPIDRICLNSGYIEHAKQVAAEMLEYGIAGFHIDMLDQGFGPPYGCWCANCRKLFETEYGMPMPSGVTWDAAWDKMLDFRCNSSQRFEKELLAYIRERNPNATVDYNYHGYPPFSWEVGQRPVQHAINADFVTAETGVWGFGALGVSATAEFLAAATPGKRYQVAISRHARIYHDNTCRPLNDLRWEILTLRSHGAQVTVVDKTGYDGWLDPVAYNRIGKAFAEARNKVAYFGHPQLPEVGIYYSARSRDWYGRETPSKYQQAFNGAHKAMVYEHIPFGVILDENVTADTLRRFPVVLLPNVPILSEREIGWLRDYVEQGGNLIITGHTGLFGPMGEPLDHPPIESLSGARLVERLSTTDNFVRFPADAPEALRAGFPTDWPFLVEGPGAAFTPTTAMAVGELLRPHRTVRQQKGEEPVYQPNSADRPVGPALLVNAVGKGKVVCIAGAPDFACASEHPIPEARALLRNVIRYLHPEHVVEVSAPQNVESVIMEDANNEALYVHLIGYQSPPQCTPSKDRPYVLPSLIEDAPMYAARIIVRRPFTRAQALDPRTQVHADGNIVHLVVNDIHEVLVIK; this is encoded by the coding sequence ATGAAAAAGGCAACAAGGACAGGGATTCTCGCCGTGACAATTTTGGGCGCATTTTTCCAAGGAAACGTCGCCGGGGCGGAGGGGACAGGCGGGCGTTGGTTCGAACGCCTGAATGTGGGCATCGAAACCGGTCCGACCGGCGCACAGTATGGTTTCGATCCGACGGACAAAGCCTATGCCGCAATATTCAACGGAAGGGATATCGTGGAAAAAGCCGCCGCGGCCGATTGCGAATATGTGGTCATCTGGGCCAAAGACAGCGAATTTGCGTATTACGACTCGAAGGTTGCGCCGAAATGCCCCGGACTTGGGGATCGCGACGTGCTTCGGGAGTCCGTGGAAGCGGCGGCCCCGCTTGGGCTTCCGATCATCGCCTACTGCGTCGTGCAGGGCAACGGATATCCGTTGCGGGATCATCCCGAATTCAAGATGGCCGACAAGGACGGAAAACCGATCGACCGCATCTGTCTCAACAGCGGCTACATCGAACACGCGAAGCAGGTCGCGGCGGAAATGCTCGAATACGGCATCGCGGGATTTCATATAGACATGCTCGATCAGGGATTTGGCCCGCCGTACGGCTGCTGGTGCGCGAACTGCCGGAAACTTTTTGAGACGGAATACGGCATGCCGATGCCGTCGGGCGTGACGTGGGACGCCGCATGGGACAAGATGCTCGATTTCCGCTGCAACAGCAGCCAGCGTTTCGAGAAGGAGTTGCTGGCCTACATCCGCGAACGGAACCCCAACGCAACCGTTGACTACAACTACCACGGCTACCCACCGTTTTCATGGGAAGTGGGCCAACGGCCGGTCCAACATGCAATCAATGCCGATTTCGTGACCGCCGAGACGGGCGTCTGGGGATTCGGCGCCCTCGGCGTGAGCGCGACTGCGGAATTCCTCGCGGCGGCCACGCCCGGCAAGCGCTACCAAGTGGCCATTTCACGCCACGCCCGCATTTATCACGACAACACCTGCCGGCCGCTCAACGATCTGCGCTGGGAAATCCTGACGCTGCGGTCGCACGGCGCGCAGGTAACGGTGGTGGACAAGACCGGCTACGACGGCTGGCTCGATCCGGTCGCCTATAATCGCATTGGAAAGGCCTTCGCGGAAGCTAGGAACAAGGTGGCCTATTTCGGCCATCCGCAATTGCCCGAGGTGGGCATTTACTACTCGGCGCGCAGCCGCGACTGGTACGGCCGCGAGACGCCGTCGAAGTACCAGCAGGCCTTCAACGGCGCACACAAGGCCATGGTTTATGAACATATCCCTTTCGGCGTCATTCTCGACGAAAACGTGACGGCGGACACGTTGCGCCGGTTTCCAGTCGTGCTTCTGCCGAACGTGCCGATCCTGTCGGAACGTGAAATCGGATGGTTGCGCGACTACGTGGAACAGGGCGGAAATCTGATTATCACGGGCCACACCGGACTTTTCGGGCCGATGGGCGAACCGCTCGATCATCCGCCCATCGAATCGTTGTCTGGCGCGCGGCTTGTCGAACGGCTTTCGACGACCGACAATTTCGTGCGCTTTCCCGCCGATGCGCCCGAAGCACTGCGCGCGGGTTTTCCCACCGACTGGCCGTTCCTTGTCGAAGGGCCCGGCGCGGCATTTACCCCCACCACGGCGATGGCCGTGGGCGAACTGCTCCGGCCTCATCGGACCGTGCGCCAACAGAAAGGGGAGGAACCCGTTTATCAGCCCAATTCCGCCGACCGTCCCGTCGGCCCGGCTTTGCTTGTGAACGCCGTTGGCAAAGGGAAGGTCGTGTGCATCGCCGGCGCGCCGGACTTTGCGTGTGCAAGCGAGCATCCCATTCCCGAGGCGCGCGCGTTGCTGCGCAATGTGATCCGTTACTTGCATCCCGAACACGTGGTCGAGGTGTCGGCGCCACAAAACGTCGAATCGGTCATCATGGAAGACGCAAACAACGAGGCGCTGTACGTCCATTTGATCGGCTACCAGTCGCCGCCGCAATGCACGCCGTCGAAAGATCGTCCCTACGTGCTGCCTTCGCTCATCGAAGACGCGCCCATGTACGCCGCGCGGATTATTGTCCGCCGCCCCTTCACCCGCGCACAGGCGCTCGACCCGCGTACACAGGTTCATGCGGACGGCAACATCGTCCATCTCGTGGTGAACGACATCCACGAAGTGCTTGTGATCAAATAA
- a CDS encoding bacteriohemerythrin: protein MRKIEWDESLSIGVPLIDEQHKTWIKCLADVSSAVELVQGPQRIAEALGFLLDYTRTHFATEEKAMEDNQYAGLADHRAKHEQLKKTLADLEEEYKEEGATHILAESVGNFMANWLVTHIKEVDLTFGAFLREKGVVLAL, encoded by the coding sequence ATGCGCAAGATAGAATGGGATGAGAGTCTTTCCATCGGCGTGCCGTTGATTGACGAACAGCACAAGACGTGGATCAAGTGCCTGGCGGATGTTTCATCGGCCGTCGAGTTGGTTCAGGGGCCGCAGCGCATCGCGGAAGCGCTCGGTTTTCTGCTCGACTACACGCGGACGCATTTCGCAACGGAAGAGAAGGCGATGGAGGACAATCAGTACGCCGGGCTTGCCGATCATCGCGCGAAGCATGAACAACTCAAGAAGACGCTGGCCGACCTGGAAGAGGAATACAAGGAGGAAGGCGCTACGCACATCCTCGCCGAGTCGGTCGGCAACTTCATGGCCAACTGGCTCGTGACCCACATCAAGGAAGTGGATCTCACGTTCGGGGCGTTCCTCCGAGAAAAAGGCGTCGTTCTGGCCCTATAG
- a CDS encoding transglycosylase SLT domain-containing protein: MTAILAATLLFGAAMPGADEYLDAREAERAGRYAEAINLYATCAGKPGPLAAYARVKTAFCRAASGDWDGAVEAYRTLLTGTTDGPWRRMARIYLADALARRKAFEEAAKEYAAALDFQPKPWWVQSHERMAADVYIECPALRDVGYGYYRNVTATTRLRAPRLEAAERLAQSPEKADLLAAARGYIKTGEFRPALPLLLRTAPTGLDWTAWLASLGSKTMPPGETELNRISALPEDSAFSTWTREWLYYIARSQAAGGNLIAAEAACGQLVRRFPQTDEASDALWAFALRLAKSDEISRAMAWYRRLNETNPDHSRADDALFAVLELQRKDSDAQAMTRTCRMLAERHPDSALLAKAWYWTGLALEKAGDKKGANDAFAKAAASGPGDFYAHRALARLPGDRGRIVPVNGSAPFLRAIPTPGDPLPTLKPVILESPRFRRIAFFAEHGLEEAEWEALALLPLLDKDPAAPAIYAMLGQAGLAYTAMNVAEAYKWGENGTEKSPARWRVLYPRAFWPRVCEIAKEDGLDPYLILAVARQESTFRPALTSHAGASGVMQIMPATARHLTGSESDFDAAMADRLENPVHSLRLGARYLKRMLERWDGNVVYALASYNAGPGNCSKWKKNMGDVPLETFIESIPFDETRDYVKKVLANYAAYLSLYDAS, translated from the coding sequence GTGACTGCCATTCTTGCCGCGACGTTGTTGTTCGGCGCCGCGATGCCGGGCGCCGATGAGTACTTGGACGCGCGTGAAGCCGAACGCGCGGGACGGTATGCCGAGGCGATCAATCTCTATGCAACCTGTGCCGGAAAGCCGGGGCCGCTGGCGGCGTATGCCCGGGTGAAAACGGCGTTTTGCCGGGCCGCATCGGGCGATTGGGACGGTGCCGTCGAAGCCTATCGCACACTTCTTACCGGAACGACAGACGGGCCGTGGCGGCGGATGGCGCGCATCTATCTGGCGGATGCGCTGGCCAGACGCAAGGCCTTCGAGGAAGCCGCCAAGGAATATGCCGCAGCACTCGATTTCCAACCGAAGCCGTGGTGGGTACAGTCCCACGAGCGCATGGCGGCCGATGTGTATATCGAATGTCCCGCCCTGCGCGACGTCGGCTATGGGTATTACCGCAACGTGACGGCCACGACGCGTCTGCGCGCGCCGAGACTGGAAGCCGCGGAACGGCTTGCGCAATCCCCGGAAAAGGCGGACCTTCTGGCGGCTGCGCGGGGCTACATTAAAACGGGCGAATTCCGGCCCGCGCTGCCCCTGCTGTTGCGCACCGCGCCCACGGGCCTCGACTGGACCGCATGGCTGGCGAGTCTCGGTTCAAAGACAATGCCGCCGGGTGAAACGGAATTGAACCGGATATCGGCGCTGCCGGAAGACAGCGCGTTTTCGACGTGGACGCGCGAATGGCTTTATTACATTGCGCGATCCCAGGCGGCGGGGGGCAACCTGATTGCCGCGGAAGCGGCCTGCGGCCAACTGGTTCGGCGATTTCCGCAGACCGACGAGGCGTCCGACGCCCTTTGGGCGTTTGCGCTTCGCCTCGCAAAATCCGACGAAATCTCGCGGGCCATGGCGTGGTACCGGCGGCTGAACGAGACGAATCCCGATCATTCCCGCGCGGACGACGCCCTGTTTGCCGTGTTGGAATTGCAACGCAAGGATTCGGACGCGCAGGCAATGACCCGGACATGCCGCATGCTTGCCGAACGCCATCCGGACAGCGCGCTTCTGGCCAAGGCATGGTACTGGACCGGACTTGCGCTGGAAAAGGCCGGCGACAAAAAAGGCGCCAACGACGCCTTCGCAAAAGCCGCAGCGTCCGGTCCGGGCGACTTCTACGCGCACCGGGCGCTTGCGCGCCTGCCCGGCGACCGGGGAAGGATCGTACCGGTGAATGGATCCGCGCCATTCCTGCGCGCGATACCCACGCCGGGCGATCCCCTGCCGACCCTCAAGCCCGTCATTCTCGAATCCCCCCGGTTTCGGCGCATCGCGTTCTTCGCCGAACACGGCCTGGAAGAGGCGGAATGGGAGGCGCTCGCGCTGCTGCCGCTGCTGGACAAGGATCCCGCCGCGCCCGCGATCTACGCGATGCTGGGCCAAGCGGGCCTCGCCTACACAGCGATGAATGTCGCGGAAGCATACAAGTGGGGCGAGAACGGGACGGAGAAATCGCCGGCCCGATGGCGCGTCCTGTATCCGCGCGCCTTCTGGCCGCGCGTGTGCGAGATCGCGAAGGAAGACGGCCTCGATCCCTACCTGATCCTTGCCGTGGCCCGGCAGGAAAGCACCTTCCGGCCCGCGTTGACGTCGCATGCGGGCGCATCGGGCGTCATGCAAATCATGCCGGCCACCGCGCGGCATCTCACGGGGTCCGAATCCGATTTCGATGCCGCCATGGCGGACCGGCTCGAAAATCCCGTCCATTCCCTGCGGTTGGGCGCGCGATACTTGAAACGGATGCTCGAACGGTGGGATGGAAACGTGGTCTATGCCTTGGCCTCCTACAACGCCGGTCCCGGCAACTGTTCCAAGTGGAAAAAAAATATGGGCGACGTTCCCCTCGAAACCTTCATCGAGTCCATCCCCTTCGACGAAACCCGCGATTATGTCAAAAAAGTCCTCGCGAATTACGCCGCATACCTTTCGCTGTACGATGCTTCATGA